The Rhodoferax sediminis genome has a segment encoding these proteins:
- a CDS encoding IclR family transcriptional regulator: MKDDRELVTALARGLHILASFTARATTLSSSELSERTGLPKATVSRLTYTLVELGYLHRSSSKRKYALSAAVLALGYPLLASLTIRQVAQPMMRELSAETGGTVSLGVLDRDRVVYIETCRSAPNVDHLPDIGVIWPLMESAIGRALLAGLDVEHRAQLLNTIKVLEPERYTNTIAGVEEALRDYEKFGYCVALGELRRGIYGVAVPVKRSWGEHRLAFNCGVPGTDPKGEALRRDVAPKLIRLVRSVEDALDALNRLEDPIHPRRTVSDMVINTRRNAKIPTGVAQR; encoded by the coding sequence ATGAAGGATGACCGTGAGTTGGTCACAGCACTTGCCCGGGGGCTTCACATCCTCGCGAGCTTCACGGCACGAGCCACAACACTGAGCAGTTCGGAATTATCCGAGCGCACGGGCTTGCCCAAAGCCACAGTGTCTCGATTGACGTATACGCTCGTTGAACTGGGCTATCTACATCGCAGTTCCTCGAAGCGCAAATACGCGTTGAGCGCGGCCGTCCTTGCGCTCGGCTACCCGCTCCTGGCCAGTCTCACGATCCGTCAGGTGGCGCAGCCCATGATGCGAGAGCTGAGCGCCGAGACCGGCGGCACCGTTTCGCTGGGCGTGCTCGACCGTGACCGAGTGGTCTACATCGAGACCTGTCGAAGCGCACCGAATGTGGATCACCTTCCAGACATTGGAGTGATTTGGCCTTTGATGGAGAGCGCAATTGGCCGCGCGCTGCTGGCGGGCCTCGATGTAGAGCATCGCGCGCAGCTCTTGAATACGATCAAAGTGCTTGAGCCGGAGCGCTATACAAACACAATCGCGGGCGTCGAAGAGGCGCTGCGAGACTACGAGAAGTTCGGCTATTGCGTGGCGCTCGGTGAGTTGCGCCGTGGAATTTACGGCGTAGCCGTTCCCGTCAAGCGATCGTGGGGTGAGCACCGCTTGGCTTTCAACTGCGGGGTTCCAGGCACGGATCCGAAGGGAGAGGCGCTTCGACGAGATGTAGCACCAAAGCTGATTCGATTAGTACGTAGCGTTGAGGACGCACTGGACGCATTGAACAGACTTGAAGACCCCATTCACCCACGCCGGACCGTCTCAGACATGGTAATCAACACTCGGCGAAATGCGAAGATACCGACTGGCGTGGCTCAGCGATGA
- a CDS encoding Bug family tripartite tricarboxylate transporter substrate binding protein, producing MNLFHSLRHLTVLGLSLITGATAWAQPADYPTRPITIIVPYSAGGIGDSLARIIGDKVSQILRQPVIVEDRPGGNANIGILAVAKAAPDGYTWLLAAPALTANPSLYKHAWDPLKDFIGVGIAVSAPSLLVVPAQSKVRDLKDFIGLAKQSPSKLNYGNPGIGSSMHLNTELFKMASGIDLVSIPYKAQPGVLTALIRGDVAIAFLSTGLAAPQITSGRLKPLAVVAEHRIPGFPDVPTLAEAGYGEANVVPWYGFAVPGATPHATALRINDAINRALSSSDVQDKLRNLDMVPQSPRSLDEISAVIRSDYEKYRAVIKKAGITAD from the coding sequence GTGAACCTCTTTCATAGCCTTCGGCACCTCACGGTGCTTGGTCTTTCCCTCATCACGGGTGCCACGGCATGGGCTCAACCCGCTGACTACCCTACTCGACCGATCACGATCATCGTTCCGTACTCGGCCGGCGGAATCGGTGACTCTCTCGCGCGCATCATTGGCGACAAGGTCTCGCAGATACTGAGGCAACCCGTGATCGTCGAAGATCGTCCTGGAGGCAACGCCAACATTGGCATCCTGGCAGTCGCCAAGGCTGCACCCGATGGGTACACCTGGTTGCTAGCTGCGCCGGCGCTGACAGCCAACCCTTCGCTGTACAAGCATGCTTGGGACCCGTTAAAGGACTTCATCGGTGTCGGTATCGCCGTGAGCGCGCCGAGCCTGCTTGTGGTTCCTGCGCAGTCGAAGGTTCGAGATTTGAAAGACTTTATTGGGCTGGCCAAGCAAAGCCCTTCTAAGCTGAACTATGGCAATCCGGGCATTGGTTCGTCCATGCACCTCAACACCGAGTTGTTCAAGATGGCATCGGGTATAGACCTTGTGAGCATCCCGTATAAAGCCCAACCCGGCGTGCTCACGGCCTTGATTCGCGGTGATGTGGCCATAGCTTTTCTGTCGACCGGCTTGGCGGCGCCGCAAATCACTTCCGGGCGGCTCAAGCCGCTGGCCGTCGTGGCCGAGCACAGAATTCCTGGATTCCCGGACGTCCCAACACTCGCGGAGGCGGGCTACGGCGAAGCCAACGTCGTTCCTTGGTACGGCTTTGCCGTGCCAGGCGCTACGCCACATGCAACGGCTTTGCGGATCAACGATGCCATAAATCGCGCGCTGTCATCCAGCGATGTGCAGGACAAACTGCGCAATCTCGATATGGTGCCGCAAAGTCCTCGCTCGCTTGATGAGATATCAGCCGTCATCCGCTCGGACTACGAAAAGTATCGAGCCGTCATCAAAAAGGCGGGCATTACCGCTGACTGA
- a CDS encoding CaiB/BaiF CoA transferase family protein, whose amino-acid sequence MTHARSDQRVEPQGPLKGLRVLDIATIIAAPMAATLLADYGADVVKVELPGKGDGMRDFPPFKEGKSLWWKAVNRNKHFITLDLRRSEGAELLLKLLPEFDVLIENFRPGTLDGWGLSRESLWQANPRLVILRTTGFGQTGPYSKRPGFARVFEALGGLTFLTGEADGEPMHPGYPIGDAIGGLFGAVGILAALCKRVQTPDAPGEEIDLSMTEAVFRLLDFLPIEYDQLGVIRSRAGNANQYSAPAAVYRTADGHYVSLSGSTNALFAANSRAIGREDLLDDPRFTNNPLRVANAAELNDVFSAWVGTQDLQHVLDAFEATQGTIAPIHSIAQIARDPQMVAREAIVDVPDSDFGWVRLHNVVPRFRNDPCLVRSAAGDLGQDNAEIYGLRMGITPERQHDLSHRGVI is encoded by the coding sequence ATGACGCATGCCAGATCAGATCAACGCGTAGAACCTCAAGGACCCTTGAAGGGTTTGCGGGTATTGGACATTGCCACCATCATTGCTGCCCCGATGGCCGCGACCTTGCTGGCCGATTATGGAGCTGACGTCGTCAAGGTCGAGCTTCCGGGCAAAGGGGATGGCATGCGCGACTTTCCTCCATTCAAGGAAGGCAAGAGCTTGTGGTGGAAGGCGGTCAATCGCAACAAACACTTCATCACGCTGGACCTCCGGCGTTCGGAAGGTGCCGAGCTCCTGTTGAAGCTTCTTCCCGAGTTCGATGTGCTGATCGAGAATTTCCGGCCCGGAACACTCGATGGCTGGGGCCTGTCGCGCGAATCGCTGTGGCAGGCCAACCCGCGCCTGGTCATTCTTCGAACGACCGGGTTCGGGCAGACCGGCCCTTATAGTAAACGGCCGGGCTTTGCCCGGGTATTCGAGGCGCTGGGTGGTTTGACGTTCCTCACTGGAGAAGCAGATGGCGAGCCCATGCACCCTGGCTATCCGATCGGCGACGCGATCGGCGGCTTGTTCGGGGCGGTAGGTATTCTGGCGGCGCTTTGCAAGCGCGTGCAGACGCCCGACGCGCCCGGAGAGGAAATCGACCTCTCTATGACAGAAGCTGTGTTTCGACTTCTCGATTTCTTGCCGATCGAGTATGACCAACTGGGGGTGATCAGATCGCGCGCCGGGAACGCCAACCAATACTCCGCGCCCGCAGCCGTCTACCGCACTGCCGATGGACATTACGTGTCCCTTTCGGGCAGTACCAACGCACTCTTTGCGGCGAATTCCAGAGCCATCGGGCGAGAAGATCTGCTCGACGACCCCCGATTCACAAACAACCCGCTGCGGGTTGCGAATGCAGCGGAGCTGAACGATGTCTTCTCGGCCTGGGTTGGCACGCAAGACCTGCAACATGTGCTGGATGCCTTCGAGGCGACACAGGGAACCATTGCTCCGATCCACTCGATCGCGCAGATCGCCCGAGATCCACAGATGGTGGCTCGCGAGGCCATCGTCGACGTTCCCGACTCTGACTTCGGTTGGGTTCGTCTGCATAACGTAGTCCCCCGTTTCCGCAATGACCCCTGCCTTGTCCGTTCCGCTGCAGGCGATCTGGGCCAGGACAACGCCGAGATCTACGGTTTGCGCATGGGGATAACGCCGGAGCGTCAGCACGACCTGAGCCATCGAGGCGTGATATGA
- a CDS encoding enoyl-CoA hydratase/isomerase family protein, with translation MNTHPELDFEVRQRVACLTLNRPASGNAITASLARALLDAALEISGRRDVGTVLLSGTGRMFCAGGDIHAFADAAGGLDHAIHEIVTSLHMAQSIFARMSAPLVVAVNGAAAGGGFSLAIGADFTLAAESASFRTAYTAIGLSGDAGITYTLPRLIGLRRARELLLTNRTLSASEALAWGLIDRVCPDADLAKAAQDFAGELAAGAPLASAACKNLLLDSFGASWEQQLASEAQWMTSLARTQDVQQAVVSFLEKRRPSFVGR, from the coding sequence ATGAATACACACCCTGAGCTTGATTTCGAAGTGCGCCAGCGGGTGGCATGCCTGACCTTGAACCGGCCCGCCTCTGGCAACGCCATCACGGCTTCCCTTGCGCGTGCGCTGCTCGACGCCGCGTTGGAAATCTCCGGCCGGCGCGACGTCGGCACAGTGCTACTGAGTGGAACCGGGCGCATGTTTTGCGCAGGCGGCGATATTCATGCGTTTGCAGACGCAGCAGGTGGGCTTGATCATGCGATCCATGAAATCGTCACGAGCCTGCATATGGCGCAGTCCATCTTTGCGCGCATGTCGGCGCCGCTGGTCGTTGCCGTCAACGGCGCCGCCGCTGGCGGAGGCTTCAGCCTGGCGATCGGTGCCGACTTCACGCTGGCCGCCGAATCGGCGTCATTTCGGACGGCCTACACGGCGATCGGCCTGAGTGGTGACGCTGGAATTACCTATACATTGCCACGGCTGATTGGCTTGCGACGGGCCCGGGAGCTGCTGCTGACCAACCGCACGCTCAGCGCTAGCGAAGCCCTTGCGTGGGGGTTGATCGACCGGGTTTGTCCGGACGCCGATCTGGCCAAAGCCGCGCAGGACTTTGCGGGCGAGTTGGCAGCGGGTGCGCCCTTGGCCAGTGCGGCTTGCAAGAACCTCTTGCTCGACTCGTTTGGTGCTTCGTGGGAGCAGCAACTCGCCAGCGAAGCGCAGTGGATGACATCGCTTGCCCGCACGCAAGACGTGCAGCAGGCCGTGGTGTCTTTTCTAGAAAAGCGTCGGCCTTCCTTCGTGGGCCGCTAG
- a CDS encoding acyl-CoA dehydrogenase family protein, whose protein sequence is MSYLPLIPNSYAESDRTLPESIPSSADRITAGESPFATSELASFRERMREFARTCIAPYATEWDEAGTFPLDLYRQAAHAGVIGAGFDPAYGGTGGDIRHTLIVKEELARFGSGGVRVGLTTHSIALPPLLALGNETLKRRIAPAVLRGEKLMALAVSEPSGGSDVAGIQTHAVEDGDHFVVNGRKLFISTGIRADYYTLAVRTGGPGKAGLSLLLVERGTPGFLQHPLKKMGWWSSDTAELVFDNCRVPRSNLIGEEGQGFVGLMKNFNQERLGNTAIVLGASKACYDEAVHWARNRLVFGEALIGKQVTRHKLVDMATQIQAVDTQLSLLAWRFSRGQADAAQIAMTKNIATETYERCANEAVQIHGGHGVLRHNRVDRLFRESKMLSIGGGAAEILKDLAARQLGL, encoded by the coding sequence ATGAGCTACCTCCCTCTTATACCCAACAGTTATGCAGAAAGCGATCGCACATTGCCAGAGTCGATTCCTTCTTCAGCAGATCGGATCACGGCAGGCGAAAGTCCGTTTGCCACCAGCGAACTTGCATCATTTCGCGAACGCATGCGCGAATTTGCGCGAACCTGCATTGCGCCCTATGCAACGGAGTGGGATGAAGCGGGAACTTTCCCCTTGGACCTCTATCGTCAGGCCGCTCATGCCGGCGTCATCGGTGCTGGCTTCGACCCGGCGTATGGCGGCACGGGAGGTGACATTCGTCATACGTTGATCGTCAAGGAGGAGCTCGCTCGATTTGGCTCCGGAGGCGTAAGGGTTGGTCTGACGACGCACTCGATTGCGTTGCCGCCCTTGCTCGCTTTGGGGAACGAGACACTCAAACGTCGGATCGCACCCGCGGTACTGCGCGGCGAGAAACTAATGGCTTTGGCGGTCTCCGAGCCGTCAGGCGGCTCCGATGTTGCAGGCATCCAGACGCACGCTGTGGAAGACGGGGATCACTTCGTGGTGAATGGCCGAAAGCTCTTCATCTCGACGGGGATTCGTGCCGACTACTACACCCTGGCGGTGCGCACTGGCGGCCCGGGGAAGGCGGGTCTTTCGCTGCTTCTAGTAGAGCGCGGTACGCCGGGCTTCCTTCAGCACCCGTTGAAAAAAATGGGCTGGTGGTCCTCCGACACGGCCGAACTGGTATTCGACAATTGCCGCGTTCCGCGCAGCAATCTGATCGGCGAGGAAGGCCAGGGCTTTGTTGGCTTGATGAAGAACTTCAATCAGGAACGTCTCGGCAACACGGCGATCGTGCTCGGCGCGTCCAAGGCTTGCTACGACGAAGCGGTGCACTGGGCGCGTAATCGGCTGGTGTTTGGCGAAGCTTTGATAGGCAAGCAGGTCACGCGGCACAAGTTGGTAGATATGGCAACCCAAATCCAGGCGGTGGACACACAACTCTCACTGCTCGCATGGCGCTTTAGCCGTGGGCAAGCCGATGCCGCCCAGATTGCCATGACCAAGAATATCGCCACCGAAACCTACGAGCGCTGCGCTAACGAGGCGGTCCAAATCCACGGAGGTCACGGTGTTCTGAGGCACAACCGTGTGGACCGGCTATTTCGCGAATCCAAGATGCTGTCGATTGGCGGTGGTGCAGCGGAGATCCTCAAGGACCTTGCAGCGCGTCAGCTCGGCCTTTGA
- a CDS encoding NAD(P)H-dependent flavin oxidoreductase, whose product MTTPLCTQLGIRHPIFGFSHSVDVSIAITRAGGFAVLGVARDDPEHIARSIRQIRLAVGDRPFGVDLMFPRLAGDETDVEQVRKKIPAEHQAFVDHLTQKYKVPPATKPHFFTETVRSEALFSAQLSAVLESDANLVAAAVGVPAEVIEQVKRRDKVALALVGAVKHAKAAIDADVDILVAQGYDAGGHTGPVGTFTLVPQIIEAANGLPVIAAGGVGHGRQIAASLAMGAQGVWLGTAWLTTHELHLQDALVDSLITARSEDTVLTRSHSGKSCRILKSGWTEEWSSLEAPEPLPMPYQQALTGPLVAAVEEHGVKGLLYTPAGQSVAWFNQRESVDDVFNRLLDETQMALNCMRRNLGAS is encoded by the coding sequence TTGACCACCCCGCTGTGCACGCAGCTTGGGATTCGCCATCCGATCTTCGGTTTCTCGCACAGCGTCGACGTGTCGATCGCAATCACGCGTGCCGGCGGTTTCGCCGTCCTGGGTGTCGCCCGAGACGACCCCGAGCACATCGCCCGGTCCATCAGGCAGATTCGCCTAGCCGTTGGCGACCGCCCCTTCGGAGTTGATCTCATGTTCCCGCGGCTCGCGGGCGACGAGACCGACGTAGAGCAGGTTCGCAAGAAAATTCCCGCTGAGCATCAAGCCTTTGTGGACCACTTGACACAAAAGTACAAAGTGCCACCGGCAACGAAGCCACACTTCTTTACCGAAACCGTGCGCAGCGAGGCACTGTTCAGCGCCCAGTTGTCGGCGGTGCTTGAATCCGATGCGAATCTGGTCGCAGCCGCCGTTGGCGTGCCTGCCGAGGTCATCGAACAGGTTAAACGCAGGGACAAGGTGGCACTGGCTCTTGTTGGGGCTGTCAAACATGCCAAGGCCGCCATCGATGCGGACGTGGACATCTTGGTGGCCCAGGGCTACGACGCTGGTGGGCACACCGGGCCGGTGGGTACGTTTACCCTGGTACCCCAGATCATCGAAGCGGCCAATGGGCTGCCAGTCATTGCCGCCGGTGGCGTCGGCCACGGACGGCAGATCGCTGCTTCGCTGGCGATGGGCGCGCAGGGGGTGTGGCTCGGCACCGCGTGGTTGACCACTCACGAGTTACACCTCCAGGATGCCCTCGTGGACAGCCTGATCACAGCGCGCAGCGAGGACACGGTGCTCACCCGCTCGCACAGTGGCAAGTCGTGCCGCATCCTTAAATCGGGTTGGACCGAGGAATGGTCCTCACTCGAAGCACCCGAGCCGTTGCCGATGCCATACCAGCAGGCCTTGACGGGCCCCCTGGTGGCCGCGGTTGAAGAGCATGGGGTGAAAGGCTTGCTGTATACCCCGGCCGGTCAAAGCGTCGCGTGGTTCAACCAGCGTGAATCCGTCGATGACGTGTTCAACCGATTGCTGGACGAGACCCAGATGGCACTCAACTGCATGCGGCGCAACCTTGGCGCGAGCTGA
- a CDS encoding glutathione S-transferase family protein: protein MITLHHCVSARSFRPLWTLEEIGVPYELKMLPFPPRVCARPFLDINPLGTVPAFFDGAVRMTESVAICQYLAARFSSGHLDVALHEPDFGTYLNYLHFGEATLTFPQTLILRYVRFEAPERRQPQVAEDYSKWFLARLRTLEPLLAEQEFLCTQRFTAADISVGYALLLAQHLGLHQRFTPSVQAYWQRLQNRQGYQRAMAAQRGAANAQGVSAVPAPDTR from the coding sequence ATGATCACGCTGCACCATTGCGTCAGCGCACGTTCGTTCCGACCGCTATGGACCCTGGAAGAGATTGGCGTTCCCTACGAGTTGAAGATGCTGCCGTTCCCGCCTCGCGTCTGCGCTCGGCCGTTTCTCGATATCAATCCACTCGGCACGGTGCCGGCCTTTTTCGACGGCGCGGTACGCATGACCGAGTCGGTGGCGATTTGTCAGTACCTGGCGGCGCGTTTTTCGTCCGGTCACCTGGACGTGGCCTTGCATGAACCCGACTTCGGCACCTATCTCAATTACTTGCACTTTGGCGAGGCAACTTTGACATTTCCGCAGACGCTGATACTGCGCTATGTCCGCTTTGAAGCGCCCGAGCGCCGCCAGCCGCAAGTGGCTGAAGACTACAGCAAGTGGTTCCTTGCCCGGCTGCGTACGCTGGAGCCGCTCTTGGCCGAGCAGGAATTTCTGTGCACGCAGCGTTTTACTGCGGCCGACATCTCAGTCGGTTATGCATTACTTCTCGCCCAGCATCTGGGGCTGCATCAGCGTTTCACTCCATCGGTGCAAGCCTATTGGCAGCGACTGCAAAATCGCCAGGGCTATCAACGCGCGATGGCGGCGCAACGGGGGGCGGCGAACGCACAGGGCGTGTCCGCCGTACCCGCGCCCGACACGCGCTGA
- the ltrA gene encoding group II intron reverse transcriptase/maturase — protein sequence MTVLASGARASVASTGAPPASDAIWNQINWDHVVDGVTRLQARIAKATQAGRWNKARALQHLLTRSGSGKLLAVKRVTENAGKKTAGVDGRVWATPMSKLKAAQSLVHRGYQPLPLRRVYIPKGSGKMRPLGIPTMHDRAMQALWSMALAPVAETTADPNSYGFRQGRSTADAIEQCFCALAKRTSAQWVLEGDIRGCFDNISHDWLLENIPMDVSVLRKWLRAGYVDKGSLFPTTAGTPQGGIISPVLANMVLDGLEAAVHRAIGPTRNARQPAKVHVVRYADDFVVTCASKDMLEQHVMPAVEKFLGERGLQLAPEKTRVTHILMGFDFLGQNVRKYKAKLLIKPARKSVASLLTKVRDTLRKNKAATQSQVIMTLNPIIRGWAMYHRHVVAKSTFAHIDHNVWALLRRWAKRRHPKKSLHWVKARYFHQHGVRDWIFAADPREAGLAYAPVLFRAMTIPIKRHTKIRGDANPFDPRWADYFNRRKYAC from the coding sequence CACAGGCCGGCAGATGGAACAAGGCCCGGGCCTTGCAACATCTGCTGACCCGCTCGGGCAGCGGCAAGCTACTTGCCGTGAAACGAGTGACAGAGAACGCAGGTAAGAAAACGGCAGGTGTGGACGGCAGGGTGTGGGCGACACCCATGTCCAAGTTGAAAGCCGCGCAGTCGCTGGTGCACAGGGGCTACCAACCATTGCCACTGCGGCGCGTGTACATCCCGAAAGGCAGCGGAAAGATGCGCCCCTTGGGCATCCCCACAATGCACGATCGGGCCATGCAGGCGCTATGGAGCATGGCGCTCGCCCCCGTCGCGGAAACAACAGCCGATCCGAACTCTTATGGGTTTCGGCAAGGCCGTTCGACTGCTGACGCCATTGAGCAATGCTTTTGTGCACTCGCCAAGCGGACTTCCGCCCAGTGGGTGCTTGAAGGCGACATCCGGGGCTGTTTCGACAACATCAGTCACGACTGGCTGTTGGAGAACATTCCAATGGATGTATCGGTGCTGCGCAAGTGGCTGCGAGCCGGATACGTAGACAAAGGGAGTTTATTCCCCACCACAGCCGGAACACCTCAAGGCGGGATCATCTCCCCTGTCTTGGCGAACATGGTATTGGATGGCCTGGAGGCTGCTGTGCATAGGGCCATTGGGCCAACGCGCAATGCCCGCCAACCGGCCAAGGTTCATGTCGTTCGCTACGCCGACGACTTCGTGGTGACATGCGCGTCAAAGGATATGCTGGAACAGCACGTCATGCCCGCCGTGGAGAAATTCCTCGGCGAGCGCGGGTTGCAACTGGCACCCGAGAAGACGCGGGTCACGCACATCTTGATGGGATTCGATTTCCTTGGGCAGAACGTGCGAAAGTACAAGGCCAAGCTTCTGATCAAGCCGGCCCGTAAAAGCGTGGCATCACTCCTCACAAAGGTAAGGGATACGCTGCGAAAGAACAAAGCTGCCACCCAGTCGCAGGTGATCATGACACTCAACCCGATCATTCGTGGTTGGGCCATGTACCATCGGCACGTGGTCGCCAAGTCAACGTTTGCACACATCGATCACAACGTATGGGCACTGCTGCGGCGGTGGGCCAAACGCCGACATCCAAAGAAGAGCCTTCATTGGGTGAAAGCGCGGTACTTCCACCAACATGGCGTCCGCGACTGGATCTTTGCTGCCGACCCCAGGGAGGCAGGACTGGCTTACGCGCCGGTTCTGTTTCGCGCAATGACAATCCCCATCAAACGCCACACGAAGATACGCGGCGATGCGAACCCATTTGACCCAAGGTGGGCTGACTACTTCAATCGCCGGAAATATGCCTGCTGA